A window from Dromaius novaehollandiae isolate bDroNov1 chromosome 1, bDroNov1.hap1, whole genome shotgun sequence encodes these proteins:
- the WEE2 gene encoding wee1-like protein kinase 2 has translation MDDWDNSDEFIQRLDFSSCGEESEDRSIQEEDTPSSSPLKSCEFQKWRESSHLPVTPQRKLSEIFLSRTKAWVSPALKSSPSVTKSHSNAETPLHITWKKLQLCDTPHTPKSLLSKTAFPSSGTKVPPKGFRHLRFTPGADTDDSTQASLVNINPFTPESYRQMLFLPNGKRKARGELRDPDPRSQLKQELPTKRYPLKESNMVSRYKKEFLELEKIGVGEFGSVYKCIKRLDGCVYAIKRSKRPLAGSSDEQLALREVYAHAVLGHHPHVVRYYSAWAEDDHMIIQNEHCNGGSLQDVLLENAKLGQYFPETELKEISLQVSMGLKYIHNSGLVHLDIKPSNIFICHKLVVEGPAGQEESDSEDEFSSGVVYKIGDLGHVTSITNPQVEEGDSRFLANEILQEQYCYLPKADIFALALTIALAAGTGPLPHNGAMWHHIRKGNIPPIPQKLSHSFLELLKLMIHPDPVARPSATALTKHPVLRPSLGKAVQLQKQLNVEKCKTAMLERGDSSMLRRPAWQMLRQFVRHESDTVGSLVLERSMNRVQLLGRVGQDPVMRQVDGKNPVTIFSLATNEMWRTGESEVTQGGDISQKTTWHRISVFRPGLRDVTYQYVKKGARLYVEGKIDYGEYTDRNNVRRQATTIIADNVIFLTDSIKEKA, from the exons ATGGATGACTGGGACAACAGTGATGAATTTATTCAGAGACTGGACTTCTCCAGCTGTGGAGAAGAAAGTGAAGATAGAAGCATCCAAGAGGAGGACACCCCAAGCTCAAGCCCTCTGAAGAGCTGCGAGTTCCAGAAGTGGCGAGAGAGCAGTCATCTCCCTGTAACCCCTCAGAGGAAGCTCAGTGAGATTTTTCTCAGCAGGACTAAAGCTTGGGTGAGTCCTGCCCTGAAGTCTTCTCCATCTGTGACCAAGAGCCACAGTAATGCTGAGACACCGCTGCACATCACCTGGAAAAAGCTGCAGCTCTGTGACACCCCACACACTCCCAAG AGTCTTCTATCGAAGACAGCTTTTCCTTCATCTGGGACAAAGGTCCCACCCAAAGGGTTTCGTCATCTGAGATTTACTCCTGGTGCTGACACAGATGACTCTACCCAAGCTTCTCTTGTCAACATTAACCCCTTTACACCAGAGTCATATCGACAAATGCTCTTTCTTCCTAATGGCAAACGgaaggccagaggagagct GAGGGATCCTGATCCAAGAAGCCAGTTAAAACAGGAGTTACCTACCAAG AGATATCCTCTGAAAGAAAGCAATATGGTTTCCCGCTACAAGAAGGAGTTCCTGGAATTAGAAAAAATTGGTGTAGGGGAATTTGGCTCTGTCTACAAGTGCATCAAACGCCTTGATGGATGTGTTTATGCCATCAAACGCTCCAAGAGGCCTCTGGCAGGATCCTCGGATGA GCAGCTGGCCCTGCGTGAGGTTTATGCTCACGCCGTCCTTGGCCACCACCCCCATGTTGTGCGCTACTACTCAGCGTGGGCAGAGGATGATCACATGATTATCCAAAATGAACACTGTAATG GTGGGAGTCTCCAAGATGTGCTGCTGGAAAATGCAAAGCTTGGACAGTATTTCCCAGAAACAGAGCTGAAAGAAATCTCCTTACAAGTCTCCATGGGATTAAAATATATCCACAACTCTGGCCTTGTGCACCTGGATATCAAACCTA GTAATATCTTCATCTGTCACAAGCTGGTGGTTGAGGGTCCTGCAGGGCAGGAAGAGAGTGACAGTGAAGATGAATTCTCTTCTGGTGTGGTGTATAAGATTG GTGACCTTGGCCATGTGACATCAATAACAAATCCCCAAGTCGAGGAAGGAGACAGCCGGTTTTTGGCCAATGAGATTTTACAAGAG caATACTGCTATTTGCCAAAGGCAGACATCTTTGCCCTGGCCCTCACAATAGCcttagcagcaggcacaggaccACTGCCTCACAACGGTGCCATGTGGCACCACATCCGCAAGGGTAATATCCCACCAATCCCTCAGAAGCTCTCCCACAGCTTTCTTGAACTCCTGAAG CTCATGATCCATCCTGACCCAGTGGCAAGACCTTCTGCCACAGCTCTTACTAAACACCCAGTGCTCCGTCCCTCACTTGGAAAAGCTGTGCAGCTCCAGAAGCAGCTAAATGTGGAGAAGTGTAAAACTGCCATGCTGGAAAG GGGCGACAGCAGCATGTTGCGGCGACCGGCATGGCAG ATGCTTCGTCAGTTTGTAAGACATGAGTCTGATACAGTTGGCTCGTTGGTACTTGAAAGAT CCATGAATCGTGTTCAGTTACTTGGTCGGGTTGGACAGGACCCTGTCATGAGGCAAGTGGATGGAAAAAATCCTGTTACCATTTTTTCTCTTGCAACCAATGAGATGTGGCGAACAGGGGAAAGTGAGGTAACCCAGGGAG GTGATATCAGTCAGAAGACCACATGGCACAGGATCTCTGTCTTTAGACCGGGCCTCAGGGATGTTACGTATCAGTATGTGAAGAAGGG TGCTCGGCTCTACGTTGAAGGGAAGATAGACTATGGTGAATATACAGATAGAAACAATGTGAGGCGGCAGGCCACAACAATTATAGCAG ataacGTAATTTTTCTGACTGATAGTATCAAAGAAAAGGCATGA